The sequence below is a genomic window from Ensifer adhaerens.
CCTATGCCGAACTTGCTGTTCGGACTTTGCATTCCTGCTACGGTCTCGATAAGAGTTGAGAAACGATTCCGATTTGCCGGTGGCAGTGATCCTGCATCCGGCTTGCCCGGAATAATTCCAGAACCGGGAGCACATGCGCGATGAAAGGCCTTTCCCAGGGTCCGCGCGTTCTTCTCAAGCGTCTCCGCGAATTGATGGCGGAAGCGCTTGAACCACAGGAACGCCTCGACAAGATCGTCCAGCAGATCGCCCAGAACATGGTCGCGGAAGTGTGTTCCGTCTATGTGCTCCGATCGGACGGCGTGCTCGAGCTCTACGCTACAGAAGGTCTGAAAAAGGACGCCGTGCACCTTGCCCAGCTGAAAATGGGGCAGGGTCTCGTCGGTACGATTGCGGCCTCGGCCCAATCGCTGAACCTTTCGGACGCGCAGTCGCATCCCGCCTTCCGCTACCTGCCGGAAACCGGCGAAGAAATCTTTCATTCCTTCCTCGGCGTGCCGATCCTGCGCGTCGGCCGCGCACTTGGCGTTCTCGTCGTGCAGAACCGGGCGCAGCGCACCTATCGCGAGGAAGAAGTCGAGGCGATGGAAACCACGGCGATGGTTCTCGCCGAAATGATCGCCACAGGTGAACTCAAGAAGATTACGCGGCCGGGGCTCGAACTCGACCTGTCACGGCCCGTGTCGATCGAGGGTGACAGCTATGGCGAAGGTATCGGCCTTGGCCATGTCGTGCTGCATGAGCCGCGTATCGTCGTCACCAATCTGCTGAACGAAGACACAGATCACGAATTGAAGCGGCTGACCGAAGCGCTCGATTCGCTGCGCATTTCCATTGACGACCTTCTGTCCCGGCGTGACGTTTCCATGGAAGGCGAGCATCGCGAGGTTCTGGAAACCTATCGCATGTTCGCCCATGACCGCGGTTGGGTCCGCAAGCTCGAAGAGGCAATCCGCAACGGCCTGACGGCGGAAGCGGCGGTCGAGAAAGTGCAGAGCGACACCAAGGCGCGCATGATCCGCCTGACCGATCCATATCTCCGCGAGCGCATGCATGACTTCGACGATCTGGCCAACCGGCTGCTGCGGCAGTTGACGGGCTATGGTCCGAAGGGCGGCGGCGGGCTGCCGATGGATGCGATCATCGTTGCGCGCGCCATGGGCGCGGCCGAACTGCTCGATTATCCGCGCGAACATATTCGCGGCCTCGTGCTCGAAGACGGCGCAGTGACCAGCCACGTCGTCATCGTTGCGCGCGCCATGGGCGTGCCGATTGTCGGCCAGGTCACGGGCCTCGTGGCGCTTGCCGAAAACGGTGATCCGATCATCATTGATGGCGATGGTGGAAGCGTGCATCTGCGCCCGGCGGCGGAACTGCGTGTGTCCTACGAGGAAAAGGTGCGTTTCCGCGCGCGCCGGCAGGAACAGTTCAGGGCGCTTCGCTCTGTCGAGCCGATCACGAAGGATGGTGAGCGCATCAATCTGCTGATGAACGCAGGGCTGCTGGTTGATCTACCGCAGCTCAATGAATCCGGCGCGCTGGGCATTGGGCTTTTCCGCACCGAACTGCAGTTCATGATCGCTTCCAACATGCCGAAGCTTGAGGAGCAGGAGGCATTTTATCGCAGCGTCCTGCGTCAGGCGGCTGGCCGACCGGTGACGTTCCGCACACTTGATATCGGAGGCGACAAGGTCGTTCCCTATTTCCGAGGCGCGGATGAGGAAAATCCGGCGCTTGGCTGGCGCGCGATCCGTCTGGCGCTCGACCGGCCGGGCCTGATCCGCACGCAGTTGCGGGCTCTGTTGCGCGCAGCCAGCGGTCAGGAACTGCGCATGATGATCCCGATGGTGACGGAAGTTTCCGAGCTTCGGGCAGTGCGCGAGCTCATGCAGAAGGAGTTCCAGCACCTGTCGCGCTTCGGTTATGAGCTGCCGAAGAAGCTGCAGTTTGGCGCGATGCTGGAAGTGCCCGCGCTGATGTGGCAGCTCGACGAGCTGATGTCCGAGGTCGATTTCGTGTCGGTCGGCTCCAACGATCTTTTCCAGTTCTCGATGGCTGTGGATCGCGGCAACGCGCGGGTATCCGACCGGTTCGATATTCTGGGAAGGCCGTTCCTGCGTATCCTGCGCGATATAGTCCGGGCGGCCGAGCGCAACAACACGTCATTGACGCTGTGCGGCGAAATGGCGGGCAAGCCGCTGTCGGCCATGGCGCTGATGGGGCTGGGCTTCCGCTCGATTTCCATGTCGCCGGCGGCGATCGGCCCGGTGAAGGCGATGCTGCTCGGGCTCGACGTCAAGCAGCTCTCTGACATGATGAACGCTGCGCTGGACGAGGGCTACCCGCGCGAGCCAATGCGCCATATCCTGGAAAAGTTCGCGCAGGCGAACAATCTGCCGCTTTAGGATAAGATACTTGGCCAAACTGCCCATCGAGAAAATGCGCGAACTGGAGCGCCGGTTCGCCGAGGTCGAGGCCCGGATGTCGGCCGGCCCGGCGGCAGATGTCTATATCAAGCTCGCGGCCGAATATGCCGAACTTGAACCGGTGGTGAAGACCATCCGCGAATTCCAGAAAGTGGAAAGCGAGCTTGCCGACTTGGAGGCGCTGCTTTCCGACAAGGCGACGGATCGCGAGATGCGCGATCTGGCCGAAATGGAATTGCCGGAGCTGAAAGCGCGGATCGAAACGCTTGAAAGCGAGATGCAGATCCTGCTCCTGCCGAAGGATGCGGCGGACGAGAAGAGTGCGATCCTGGAGATCCGCGCCGGCACGGGTGGCAATGAGGCGGCGCTCTTCGCCGGTGATCTGTTCCGCATGTATGAGCGCTATGCTTCTGCGCATGGCTGGAAGGTGGAAATCCTCTCCGAAAGCGAAGGCGAGGCCGGCGGCTACAAGGAAATCATCGCGACGGTCAGCGGGCGCGGCGTGTTCGCCAAGCTGAAATTCGAGTCCGGCGTTCACCGCGTGCAGCGTGTGCCGGAGACCGAAGCGGGCGGACGCATTCATACATCCGCCGCGACGGTTGCTGTTCTTCCCGAGGCGGAAGAGATCGATATCGAAATCCGGCCGGAAGATATTCGCATCGACACGATGCGCTCATCCGGTGCGGGCGGACAGCACGTCAATACGACCGACTCGGCGGTGCGCGTCACCCATCTGCCGACCGGCATCATTGTCACGAGTTCTGAAAAGTCCCAGCACCAGAACCGGGCGAAGGCCATGCAGGTTCT
It includes:
- a CDS encoding phosphotransferase system, enzyme I, PtsP; this translates as MKGLSQGPRVLLKRLRELMAEALEPQERLDKIVQQIAQNMVAEVCSVYVLRSDGVLELYATEGLKKDAVHLAQLKMGQGLVGTIAASAQSLNLSDAQSHPAFRYLPETGEEIFHSFLGVPILRVGRALGVLVVQNRAQRTYREEEVEAMETTAMVLAEMIATGELKKITRPGLELDLSRPVSIEGDSYGEGIGLGHVVLHEPRIVVTNLLNEDTDHELKRLTEALDSLRISIDDLLSRRDVSMEGEHREVLETYRMFAHDRGWVRKLEEAIRNGLTAEAAVEKVQSDTKARMIRLTDPYLRERMHDFDDLANRLLRQLTGYGPKGGGGLPMDAIIVARAMGAAELLDYPREHIRGLVLEDGAVTSHVVIVARAMGVPIVGQVTGLVALAENGDPIIIDGDGGSVHLRPAAELRVSYEEKVRFRARRQEQFRALRSVEPITKDGERINLLMNAGLLVDLPQLNESGALGIGLFRTELQFMIASNMPKLEEQEAFYRSVLRQAAGRPVTFRTLDIGGDKVVPYFRGADEENPALGWRAIRLALDRPGLIRTQLRALLRAASGQELRMMIPMVTEVSELRAVRELMQKEFQHLSRFGYELPKKLQFGAMLEVPALMWQLDELMSEVDFVSVGSNDLFQFSMAVDRGNARVSDRFDILGRPFLRILRDIVRAAERNNTSLTLCGEMAGKPLSAMALMGLGFRSISMSPAAIGPVKAMLLGLDVKQLSDMMNAALDEGYPREPMRHILEKFAQANNLPL
- a CDS encoding bacterial peptide chain release factor 1 (bRF-1); the encoded protein is MAKLPIEKMRELERRFAEVEARMSAGPAADVYIKLAAEYAELEPVVKTIREFQKVESELADLEALLSDKATDREMRDLAEMELPELKARIETLESEMQILLLPKDAADEKSAILEIRAGTGGNEAALFAGDLFRMYERYASAHGWKVEILSESEGEAGGYKEIIATVSGRGVFAKLKFESGVHRVQRVPETEAGGRIHTSAATVAVLPEAEEIDIEIRPEDIRIDTMRSSGAGGQHVNTTDSAVRVTHLPTGIIVTSSEKSQHQNRAKAMQVLRARLYDIERQRADSERSASRKSQVGSGDRSERIRTYNFPQGRLTDHRINLTLYKLDRVIEGELDEVIDALVADYQAGQLAQLGNDHAGA